A region from the Bradyrhizobium erythrophlei genome encodes:
- the cnbZ gene encoding 2-amino-5-chloromuconate deaminase CnbZ, which produces MPETTRDFSAGNYRFIPAVFQYSSGAAAASGYEIERVRFDKMPSLADGFAQIANYIQAAGRPLTSFCACELRSPAAFTEDGFRRFNEHYVKTLAEWKIFDGTTNPVARSNVCPEIDPPSEPSFYAFSFTRPTQGTAPSFVIAGGAEARGGAGSYSERIVRYRDVGAEGLKEKVRFTVGEMESRLGAFGFTWKDTTAAQAYTVHDFHPVIADELVRRGATRSGLTWHFARPPVIDLEYEMDCRRVMREILI; this is translated from the coding sequence ATGCCAGAGACGACGCGCGATTTTTCGGCCGGCAATTATCGGTTCATCCCGGCGGTGTTTCAGTATTCGAGCGGCGCGGCGGCCGCATCGGGCTATGAGATCGAGCGGGTGCGCTTCGACAAGATGCCGTCACTGGCAGATGGATTCGCGCAGATCGCAAACTACATCCAGGCGGCGGGGCGGCCACTGACGTCGTTCTGTGCCTGCGAGCTGCGTTCGCCCGCGGCGTTCACCGAGGACGGCTTTCGCCGGTTCAACGAGCATTACGTCAAGACCCTCGCGGAATGGAAGATATTCGACGGGACCACCAATCCGGTGGCGCGCAGCAATGTGTGCCCGGAGATCGATCCGCCGTCCGAGCCGTCGTTTTATGCGTTCTCCTTCACCCGGCCGACGCAAGGCACGGCGCCAAGCTTTGTGATCGCGGGCGGCGCCGAGGCGCGCGGCGGCGCGGGAAGCTATTCCGAGCGCATCGTGCGTTACCGAGACGTCGGCGCGGAGGGGCTGAAGGAAAAGGTCCGCTTCACGGTGGGCGAGATGGAAAGCCGTCTCGGCGCGTTCGGATTTACCTGGAAGGACACCACGGCGGCGCAGGCCTATACCGTCCATGATTTTCATCCGGTCATTGCCGACGAGCTGGTGCGCCGCGGCGCGACGCGTTCGGGCCTGACCTGGCATTTTGCGCGGCCTCCGGTGATCGATCTCGAATACGAGATGGATTGCCGGCGGGTGATGCGGGAGATTTTGATTTAG
- a CDS encoding GAF domain-containing protein — translation MSISLHPDTSGQTLAAPPVAGATPAAAPSGTRIRSRLFTKYVALFVAVVAVALLSNGIFEVFFYYREHKAALIRIQHEQAEAAAAKIGQFIKEIESQLGWTTQLPWSAASIEQRRFDALRLLKQVPAITELAQVDSSGKERLRVSRLAMDVVDSGLDLSKDPKFTEAVAHKVYYGPVYFRRESEPYMTISLAGTRKDAGISIAEVNLKLIWDVVSQIKVGEHGHAYVVGAQGRLIAHPDISLVLRNTDMSKLAQVQAAQGGSAGADLESLQGTKNIQGQEVLTASAPISPLGWTMFVELPVEEAYASLYLALQRLAIVLAAASIFAVLAGIFLARRMVGPIQALRAGAERIGSGDFAQRISIPTGDELEGLANQFNDMGARLQESYADLEKKVEVRTAELSESLEQQTATSEVLQVISNSPSTIQPVLDAVVMSAGRLCEAQAATIYLRDGDVVVTSAQSGPLESTPIGHRTSLNLDWVTGRAILEARTIHVPDLPSSDDFQDGREMALRYGHRATLAVPMVREGVAVGAILVRRREARPFTNKQVDLVTNFADQAVIAIENARLLNELRERTDDLTESLQQQTATADVLKVISRSAFDLKSVLTTLTESAKALCGASLGIITLRDGDVMRLQAESGCPQAFVDFMNANPIKPGRDTLTGRVFLDGKPAHVPDVQNDPDYNFGQAPVLGEYRAVLAVPLMRDGAVEGVLLLGRSVAGPFSQRQIDLVQTFADQAVIAIENVRLFEQVQERTKELSLSLEDLRTAQDRLVQTEKLASLGQLTAGIAHEIKNPLNFVNNFSAVSGELIDELNDVLKTAALDDKTREEIDELTHMLKGNLEKVVVHGKRADSIVKNMLLHSREGSGEHRPADINAIVEESLNLAYHGARAEKSGFNITLKRDLDPAAGMIDLYPQEITRVFLNLISNGFYAATKRKEAGEAGFEPTLSATTKDLGNKVEIRIRDNGTGIPREVKEKMFNPFFTTKPAGEGTGLGLSMSHDIVVKQHGGKIDVDTEPGAFTEFIITLPRTAAAQAPSGGTN, via the coding sequence ATGAGCATTTCCCTGCATCCCGACACGTCAGGCCAGACGCTGGCGGCTCCGCCCGTGGCGGGAGCGACGCCGGCGGCGGCACCGTCCGGGACCCGGATCCGCAGCAGGCTGTTCACCAAATATGTCGCGCTGTTTGTCGCCGTGGTCGCCGTCGCGCTGCTGTCCAACGGGATTTTCGAGGTTTTCTTCTATTACCGCGAGCACAAGGCGGCCCTGATCCGGATTCAGCACGAGCAGGCGGAAGCCGCGGCGGCGAAGATCGGCCAGTTCATCAAGGAAATCGAGAGCCAGCTCGGCTGGACCACCCAATTGCCGTGGTCGGCGGCCTCGATCGAACAGCGCCGGTTCGACGCCTTGCGGCTGTTGAAGCAGGTGCCGGCCATCACCGAACTGGCGCAGGTCGATTCTTCCGGCAAGGAGCGGCTGCGGGTGTCCCGGCTCGCCATGGATGTCGTCGATTCCGGCCTCGACCTCTCCAAGGATCCGAAATTCACCGAGGCCGTCGCCCACAAGGTCTATTACGGGCCGGTCTATTTCCGCCGGGAGTCCGAGCCCTATATGACGATTTCGCTGGCCGGCACCCGCAAGGATGCCGGCATCAGCATCGCCGAGGTCAATCTCAAGCTGATCTGGGACGTGGTCTCGCAGATCAAGGTCGGCGAGCACGGCCACGCCTATGTCGTCGGCGCGCAGGGCCGCCTGATCGCGCATCCCGACATCAGCCTCGTGCTGCGCAATACCGACATGTCGAAACTGGCGCAGGTGCAGGCGGCGCAGGGCGGAAGCGCCGGCGCCGACCTCGAATCCTTGCAAGGCACCAAGAACATCCAGGGCCAGGAGGTGCTGACGGCGTCCGCCCCGATCTCGCCGCTCGGCTGGACCATGTTCGTGGAGCTGCCGGTGGAGGAGGCCTACGCCTCGCTGTATCTCGCCCTTCAGCGCCTCGCCATCGTGCTGGCGGCGGCGTCGATCTTCGCGGTGCTCGCCGGGATATTCCTGGCGCGGCGCATGGTCGGCCCAATCCAGGCCCTGCGCGCTGGCGCCGAGCGCATCGGCAGCGGCGATTTCGCCCAGCGCATTTCGATTCCGACCGGCGACGAACTGGAAGGACTAGCGAATCAATTTAACGACATGGGCGCGCGGCTGCAGGAATCCTATGCCGACCTGGAGAAAAAGGTCGAAGTGCGAACGGCCGAATTGAGTGAATCACTGGAGCAGCAGACCGCGACGTCCGAAGTGTTGCAGGTCATTAGCAACTCGCCGTCCACCATCCAGCCAGTGCTGGACGCAGTCGTTATGAGCGCCGGTCGCCTCTGCGAAGCGCAGGCCGCCACGATTTATCTCCGAGACGGTGACGTCGTCGTGACATCAGCACAGTCCGGGCCTCTTGAGAGCACTCCCATCGGTCATCGAACATCGCTCAACCTCGACTGGGTCACGGGCCGGGCGATCCTTGAAGCGCGGACGATCCATGTCCCAGACCTGCCTAGCAGCGACGATTTTCAAGATGGTAGGGAGATGGCTCTTCGCTACGGCCATCGAGCGACCCTGGCCGTGCCCATGGTCCGTGAAGGAGTCGCTGTTGGCGCCATCCTGGTTCGTCGTCGGGAAGCCCGCCCGTTCACCAACAAGCAAGTCGATTTGGTCACGAACTTCGCCGACCAGGCGGTCATAGCCATCGAGAACGCCCGCCTGCTCAATGAACTGCGCGAACGCACCGACGACCTGACCGAATCGCTTCAGCAGCAGACCGCCACCGCCGACGTTTTGAAGGTGATCAGCCGTTCTGCGTTCGACCTGAAATCGGTGCTGACGACGTTGACGGAATCAGCCAAGGCGCTGTGCGGCGCCTCGCTTGGCATCATTACCCTGCGCGACGGCGATGTGATGCGGCTGCAGGCCGAGTCTGGCTGCCCGCAGGCGTTCGTCGATTTCATGAATGCCAATCCGATCAAGCCGGGGCGGGATACCCTGACCGGCCGGGTCTTCCTTGACGGCAAGCCTGCCCACGTTCCGGACGTGCAGAACGACCCGGACTACAATTTCGGTCAGGCGCCGGTGCTTGGCGAATACAGGGCGGTGCTTGCCGTGCCGCTGATGCGCGACGGCGCGGTCGAAGGCGTGCTGCTGCTCGGACGGTCGGTGGCCGGGCCGTTCAGCCAGCGCCAGATCGACCTGGTTCAGACCTTTGCCGACCAGGCCGTCATCGCCATCGAGAACGTACGGTTGTTCGAACAGGTGCAGGAGCGCACCAAGGAGCTTTCCCTATCCCTCGAGGACCTGCGCACCGCGCAGGACCGCCTGGTGCAGACCGAAAAGCTCGCCTCGCTCGGCCAGCTCACCGCCGGCATCGCCCATGAAATCAAGAACCCGCTCAATTTCGTCAACAATTTCTCGGCGGTGTCGGGTGAACTGATCGACGAACTGAACGACGTCTTGAAGACGGCCGCGCTTGACGACAAGACGCGCGAGGAGATCGACGAACTCACCCATATGCTGAAGGGCAATCTTGAAAAGGTGGTGGTGCACGGCAAGCGCGCCGATTCCATCGTCAAGAACATGCTGTTGCATTCGCGCGAGGGCTCCGGCGAACACCGGCCGGCCGATATCAACGCGATCGTCGAGGAAAGCCTCAATCTCGCCTATCACGGCGCGCGCGCCGAAAAATCCGGATTCAACATCACGCTCAAGCGCGACCTCGATCCCGCCGCCGGCATGATCGACCTCTATCCGCAGGAAATCACCCGGGTGTTCCTCAATCTGATCTCGAACGGCTTCTATGCCGCCACCAAGCGCAAAGAGGCTGGCGAAGCGGGCTTTGAGCCGACGCTGAGCGCGACAACAAAAGACCTCGGCAACAAGGTCGAGATCCGGATCCGCGACAACGGCACCGGTATCCCGCGCGAAGTCAAAGAGAAGATGTTCAATCCATTTTTTACTACCAAGCCCGCCGGCGAGGGCACCGGACTTGGCCTGTCCATGAGCCACGATATCGTGGTGAAACAACATGGTGGCAAGATCGACGTTGATACCGAGCCTGGCGCATTCACCGAATTCATTATTACGCTGCCGCGGACGGCGGCGGCACAAGCACCTTCCGGAGGCACAAATTGA
- a CDS encoding ABC transporter substrate-binding protein, with amino-acid sequence MGAFRFALTAAALLLSIATGAHAQTTLRIGIAEDPDILDPSIGRTYVGRIVFSAFCDKLFDIDEKLNIVPQLALSYETSADGKEMTIRLRPGVKFHDGEPLDAEAAKFSIERHTNLPTSFRKPELASVDHVEVVDPLTIKLILKAPYSPLIAQLTDRAGMMVSPKAAREEGDKFGLHPVCAGPYKFVERVQQDRIVFEKFADYWNKDNVFIDRIVFLPIVDATVRLANLKSGGLDLIERVLATDIKTVQADSRLTLSTAPELGYLGLTINIANDKTKGALSQSEKVRQALDLSIDREAVNQVVFNGEFTPGNQWVSPSHPYYQKAFPIRPRDIAKAKALLKEAGVSLPVSVDYMVPKGAENEAVAQVIQSMAAEAGFDLKIRVIEFATSFKQAQAGEFQVFQINWSGRIDPDGNAYVFLHSKAAQNDGGYANPAADKAMEEARMINDPAQRKAIYQKLTGIVLNDEPIIYIYHRKLLIAHTNKLEGYRQMPDGLVRVVGLKLK; translated from the coding sequence ATGGGCGCTTTTCGGTTCGCGTTGACGGCGGCAGCCCTGCTGCTTTCGATTGCCACGGGCGCTCACGCCCAGACCACGTTGCGCATCGGGATAGCGGAGGACCCGGATATTCTCGATCCATCGATCGGACGTACCTATGTCGGCCGCATCGTCTTCTCGGCATTCTGCGACAAGCTGTTCGACATCGACGAGAAACTCAACATCGTTCCGCAGCTCGCGCTGTCGTATGAGACCTCGGCCGACGGCAAGGAAATGACGATCAGGCTGCGGCCCGGCGTCAAGTTCCACGACGGCGAACCTCTCGACGCCGAAGCCGCGAAGTTCTCGATCGAGCGTCACACCAATCTGCCGACCTCCTTCCGCAAGCCGGAGCTGGCCAGCGTCGATCACGTCGAGGTGGTCGATCCCCTCACCATCAAGCTCATCCTGAAGGCCCCGTACTCGCCTCTGATCGCGCAGCTCACCGATCGCGCCGGCATGATGGTCTCCCCGAAAGCCGCCAGGGAGGAAGGCGACAAGTTCGGGCTGCATCCGGTATGCGCCGGCCCCTACAAATTCGTCGAACGCGTGCAGCAGGACCGCATCGTGTTCGAGAAATTCGCCGACTACTGGAACAAGGACAACGTCTTCATCGACCGCATCGTATTCCTGCCGATCGTCGATGCCACGGTGCGGCTTGCCAATCTGAAATCCGGCGGGCTCGACCTGATCGAGCGGGTGCTGGCGACCGATATCAAGACGGTGCAGGCGGATTCCAGGCTGACGCTGTCGACGGCGCCCGAACTCGGCTATCTCGGGCTCACCATCAACATTGCCAACGACAAGACCAAAGGTGCGCTCAGTCAATCCGAGAAAGTGCGCCAAGCGCTCGATCTGTCGATCGACCGCGAGGCCGTCAACCAAGTCGTGTTCAACGGCGAGTTCACGCCGGGCAACCAGTGGGTCAGCCCGTCGCACCCTTATTACCAGAAGGCGTTTCCGATCCGGCCGCGCGATATCGCGAAGGCCAAGGCGTTGTTGAAGGAAGCCGGCGTCTCCCTGCCCGTCAGCGTCGACTACATGGTGCCCAAGGGGGCGGAAAACGAAGCCGTCGCCCAGGTCATTCAATCGATGGCGGCCGAAGCTGGCTTTGACCTCAAGATCCGCGTCATCGAATTCGCAACCTCGTTCAAGCAGGCCCAGGCCGGCGAGTTCCAGGTCTTCCAGATCAACTGGAGCGGCCGGATCGATCCCGACGGCAATGCCTACGTCTTCCTGCACAGCAAGGCGGCCCAGAACGACGGCGGCTACGCCAACCCGGCGGCCGACAAGGCGATGGAAGAAGCGCGAATGATCAACGATCCCGCGCAGCGCAAGGCGATCTACCAGAAGCTGACCGGGATCGTGCTCAACGATGAACCGATCATCTACATCTATCACCGCAAGCTACTGATCGCCCATACCAACAAGCTCGAAGGCTACCGCCAGATGCCGGACGGCCTGGTGCGCGTCGTCGGGCTGAAGCTGAAGTGA
- a CDS encoding IS630 family transposase (programmed frameshift) has protein sequence MGAAVGLREDFEADELRRLAAKVKDAAQARRLLALAAICDGMNRTEAARIGGMDRQTLRDWAHRFNQYGPDGLIDIKPTGRPSKLSDEQKDALKQLVETGPDPEKDGVVRWRCVDLKRVLGQRFGVDLSEVSLGRALKKLGFSHISAWPRHPVQDPETIAAFKKNFPTQVAAIVTKLAPETPIEVWFQDEMRVGQKNSLVYQWAKKGSRPRQPKDQRYENAYVFGAVCASRDTGVALIMPQADTEAMQAHLDAIGKAVAPGAHALLILDKAGWHTTRKLKPPANVTLVPLPPACPELNAAENIWQYLRQTYLANRVFASYTDILDACQDAWRKLLAETGRITSIAARDWAIIGQPF, from the exons ATGGGCGCGGCGGTCGGTCTACGGGAGGATTTCGAGGCGGATGAGCTGCGTCGGCTCGCGGCGAAGGTGAAGGATGCCGCGCAGGCGCGACGGCTGCTGGCGCTGGCGGCGATTTGCGACGGGATGAACCGCACCGAGGCGGCCCGGATCGGCGGCATGGACCGGCAGACGCTGCGGGACTGGGCGCACCGCTTCAACCAGTACGGGCCTGACGGTCTGATCGACATCAAGCCGACCGGGCGGCCGTCGAAGCTCTCCGACGAGCAGAAAGATGCATTGAAGCAGCTCGTCGAGACCGGCCCCGACCCGGAGAAGGATGGGGTCGTACGCTGGCGCTGCGTCGACCTGAAGCGTGTTCTCGGACAGCGTTTCGGTGTCGATCTGTCGGAGGTGAGCCTGGGGCGCGCGCTCAAGAAGCTCGGCTTCTCGCACATCAGCGCCTGGCCGCGCCATCCCGTGCAGGATCCGGAGACGATCGCGGCATTTA AAAAAAACTTTCCTACGCAGGTCGCGGCGATCGTGACCAAACTCGCCCCGGAAACGCCGATTGAGGTCTGGTTCCAGGACGAGATGCGGGTCGGCCAGAAGAACAGCCTCGTCTACCAATGGGCCAAGAAGGGATCACGGCCGCGGCAGCCCAAGGATCAGCGCTACGAGAACGCCTATGTGTTCGGCGCCGTCTGTGCGAGCCGCGACACCGGCGTCGCCCTCATCATGCCGCAAGCCGACACCGAGGCCATGCAGGCGCATCTCGACGCCATCGGCAAGGCCGTCGCGCCCGGCGCGCATGCGCTGCTGATCCTCGACAAGGCCGGATGGCACACGACGCGCAAACTAAAGCCACCTGCCAATGTCACCCTCGTGCCGCTGCCACCCGCCTGTCCGGAGCTCAACGCAGCCGAGAACATCTGGCAGTATCTGCGACAGACCTATCTCGCCAACCGCGTGTTCGCGTCCTACACCGATATCCTCGACGCCTGCCAAGACGCCTGGCGAAAACTTCTCGCCGAAACCGGGCGCATCACCTCGATCGCGGCCCGCGACTGGGCCATCATCGGTCAGCCCTTCTGA
- a CDS encoding ABC transporter permease yields MTDAALAAIPVIAPDELESPARRALRRLFARRGAVAGLVVIATFIVLAIFAPLISPYDPIATSWTAVRKPPSALHWFGTDDLGRDIFGRVIYGARASLTAGAISVGIALGIGVPFGLLSGYRGGFVDALISRITDAMLACPFLILAIALAAFLGPSLGNAMIAIGISTTPIFVRLTRGQVMSVKVEDYVEAARAMGNPRWRIALFHILPNIMPALLVQATLSIAAAIIAEAALSFLGLGQQPPLPSWGSMLNAAQRFLTNAPWMALWPGLAIFLVVLSFNLVGDGLRDALDPRER; encoded by the coding sequence ATGACCGACGCCGCGCTCGCCGCGATCCCCGTTATCGCCCCCGATGAGCTGGAGAGCCCGGCGCGGCGCGCATTGCGCCGTCTGTTTGCGCGCAGGGGCGCGGTGGCCGGGCTCGTCGTGATCGCGACCTTTATCGTGCTCGCGATTTTCGCGCCGCTGATTTCGCCCTATGACCCGATCGCGACCAGCTGGACGGCGGTGCGCAAGCCGCCGTCGGCCCTGCACTGGTTCGGCACCGACGATCTGGGCCGTGACATCTTTGGCCGCGTGATCTATGGCGCGCGCGCCTCGCTGACGGCCGGCGCGATCTCGGTCGGGATCGCGCTTGGCATCGGCGTCCCCTTCGGGCTGTTGTCGGGCTATCGCGGCGGTTTTGTCGATGCGCTGATCAGCCGGATCACCGATGCCATGCTGGCCTGCCCGTTCCTGATTCTTGCCATCGCGCTGGCGGCATTCCTCGGCCCAAGCTTGGGCAACGCCATGATCGCAATCGGCATCTCGACGACGCCAATTTTTGTGCGATTGACCCGCGGCCAGGTGATGAGCGTCAAGGTCGAGGATTATGTCGAGGCGGCGCGCGCCATGGGCAATCCGCGCTGGCGCATCGCGCTGTTTCATATCCTGCCGAACATCATGCCGGCGCTGCTGGTGCAGGCGACGCTGTCGATCGCCGCCGCCATCATCGCCGAGGCCGCGCTGTCGTTCCTGGGCCTGGGTCAGCAGCCGCCGCTGCCGTCCTGGGGCAGCATGCTCAACGCGGCGCAGCGGTTTCTCACCAACGCGCCCTGGATGGCGCTGTGGCCGGGACTGGCTATCTTCCTGGTGGTGCTGTCGTTCAACCTGGTCGGCGACGGCCTGCGCGACGCGCTCGATCCGAGGGAGCGGTGA
- a CDS encoding adenylate/guanylate cyclase domain-containing protein, with protein sequence MTATILFVDDEPDLKALVVQKFRRQIRDGAVVFMFAHDGIEALESIEQHPHVDMVVSDINMPRMDGLSLLQKLQEAEDKKSTIIVSAYGDMSNIRTAMNRGAFDFLTKPIDFSDLEMTIDKTIRHVEMMREARRRQLEAERAHASLSRYFSPQIALRLAAVGESNGMEVHWREVATIFTDITSFTSLVETAPPEVLGALLNEYVGGMTDVVFAHEGTVAKIIGDAIQILFNAPGEQPDYAARAVACAHDLDVWAQAFRERWKEKGVNFGATRIGVHAGPALVGNFGGSRFFDYTAYGDTINTAARLEAANKFLGTRICVSAAVADAAGYFRGRPVGDLVLRGRSEPLRAYEPLPEAAFERPATRQYADAFAKLEAGDAAAMPAFAALVGLHADDALAGFHLKRLLNGGKGVRMQLE encoded by the coding sequence ATGACCGCCACCATCCTGTTCGTCGACGACGAGCCCGATCTCAAGGCTCTGGTTGTGCAGAAATTCCGCCGGCAGATTCGCGACGGCGCGGTTGTCTTCATGTTCGCCCATGACGGCATCGAGGCGCTGGAGTCGATCGAACAGCATCCGCATGTCGACATGGTGGTGTCCGACATCAATATGCCGCGGATGGACGGGCTGTCGCTGTTGCAGAAGCTGCAGGAGGCCGAGGACAAGAAATCGACCATCATTGTTTCGGCTTATGGTGACATGAGCAACATCCGCACCGCGATGAACCGCGGCGCGTTCGATTTCCTCACCAAGCCGATCGATTTCTCCGATCTCGAAATGACCATCGACAAGACCATCCGTCATGTCGAGATGATGCGCGAGGCGCGCCGCCGCCAGCTCGAGGCGGAGCGGGCGCATGCCTCGCTGTCGCGGTATTTTTCGCCGCAGATCGCCTTGAGGCTTGCCGCCGTCGGCGAGAGCAACGGCATGGAAGTGCACTGGCGCGAGGTCGCGACCATCTTCACCGACATCACCAGCTTTACGTCGCTGGTGGAAACCGCGCCGCCCGAAGTACTGGGCGCGCTGCTCAACGAATATGTGGGCGGCATGACCGACGTGGTGTTTGCCCATGAGGGCACCGTCGCCAAGATTATCGGCGATGCGATCCAGATCCTGTTCAACGCGCCGGGCGAGCAGCCGGATTACGCCGCGCGCGCGGTCGCCTGCGCGCACGATCTCGATGTCTGGGCGCAGGCGTTTCGCGAACGCTGGAAGGAAAAGGGTGTGAATTTCGGCGCCACCCGCATCGGCGTGCATGCCGGTCCGGCGCTGGTCGGGAATTTCGGCGGCAGCCGTTTCTTCGACTACACCGCCTATGGCGATACTATCAACACCGCAGCAAGGCTGGAGGCCGCCAACAAGTTCCTGGGCACCCGCATCTGTGTCAGCGCCGCGGTCGCCGATGCCGCCGGGTATTTCAGGGGCAGGCCGGTCGGCGATCTCGTGTTGCGCGGGCGCAGCGAACCGCTCCGCGCCTACGAGCCGCTGCCGGAAGCCGCGTTCGAGAGGCCGGCCACAAGGCAATATGCGGACGCCTTTGCGAAACTCGAGGCGGGCGATGCGGCGGCGATGCCGGCCTTCGCTGCCTTGGTCGGGCTGCATGCCGACGACGCGCTGGCCGGTTTTCACCTCAAGCGGTTGCTCAATGGCGGCAAGGGCGTCCGCATGCAACTGGAATAG
- a CDS encoding ABC transporter permease — protein MLNFLARRLVQLVPTLLFVSIMIFSLQHLLPGDPALVMAGEERDPAVIAQIRQQYRLDQPIPIQYAYWIKGVLSGDLGESLRNKMPVRELIAQKLPVTMQLAAMAIVIAFLIGIPAGIVSAVKKGTAWDYGANLFALWGISTPNFWLGIMLIFLFSIELGWLPASGYVPLSENWRASLAATIMPAFVLGNAIAAILMRHTRSAMLQVLESDYVRTARAKGLSERSVILKHAMRNALTPIITLGALELGTLLSGAVLTEQIFSIPGFGKLIVDAVFNRDYAVVQGVVLVTATIYITLNLIADIAYILVNPRLRA, from the coding sequence ATGCTGAACTTTCTCGCCCGCCGTCTCGTGCAACTGGTGCCGACGCTGCTGTTCGTCTCGATCATGATTTTCTCGCTGCAGCATCTGTTGCCCGGCGATCCCGCGCTGGTGATGGCCGGCGAGGAACGCGATCCCGCCGTGATCGCCCAGATCCGCCAGCAGTACCGGCTCGATCAGCCGATTCCCATCCAGTACGCCTACTGGATCAAGGGCGTGCTGTCAGGCGATCTCGGCGAGTCGCTGCGCAACAAGATGCCGGTGCGCGAGCTGATCGCGCAGAAGCTGCCGGTGACGATGCAGTTGGCCGCAATGGCGATCGTGATCGCGTTTTTGATCGGCATTCCCGCCGGCATCGTCTCCGCGGTAAAGAAGGGCACCGCCTGGGACTACGGCGCCAATTTGTTCGCGCTGTGGGGCATTTCGACGCCGAATTTCTGGCTCGGCATCATGCTGATCTTCCTGTTCTCGATCGAACTCGGCTGGCTGCCCGCCTCGGGCTACGTGCCGCTCAGCGAAAACTGGCGCGCCAGCCTGGCCGCCACCATCATGCCCGCCTTCGTGCTTGGCAACGCGATCGCGGCGATCCTGATGCGGCACACCAGGAGCGCCATGCTGCAGGTCCTGGAAAGCGACTATGTCCGCACCGCCCGCGCCAAGGGCCTTTCCGAGCGCTCGGTGATCCTCAAGCACGCCATGCGCAACGCGCTGACGCCGATCATCACGCTCGGCGCGCTCGAACTCGGCACGCTGTTGTCGGGCGCGGTGCTGACCGAACAGATCTTCTCGATTCCGGGCTTCGGAAAATTGATCGTGGATGCCGTGTTCAACCGCGATTACGCGGTCGTGCAAGGCGTCGTGCTGGTGACGGCGACCATCTACATCACGCTGAACCTGATCGCCGATATCGCCTATATCCTCGTCAATCCGCGGCTGAGGGCGTGA
- a CDS encoding response regulator: MSVYILVVDDEPDVEALFRQQFRRDLKSGRFTMEFAPSAPEALLRAAEVRDPSLILILSDINMPGMSGLEMLPKVRAERPDVPVIMITAYGDAETRRRAIERGAVGLLTKPIDFALLRHEIDTRLGQAA; the protein is encoded by the coding sequence TTGAGCGTTTACATCCTCGTCGTCGATGACGAGCCCGACGTCGAAGCTTTGTTTCGCCAGCAATTCCGGCGCGACCTGAAATCCGGACGCTTCACGATGGAGTTTGCGCCGTCGGCGCCCGAGGCACTGCTGCGCGCCGCCGAGGTCAGGGATCCATCGCTAATCCTGATTCTGTCCGACATCAACATGCCCGGCATGAGCGGACTTGAAATGCTGCCAAAAGTGCGCGCGGAGCGGCCCGATGTCCCCGTCATCATGATCACGGCCTATGGCGATGCGGAAACCCGCCGCAGGGCGATCGAGCGCGGTGCGGTCGGCCTTCTGACCAAGCCGATCGATTTCGCGCTGCTGCGCCACGAGATCGATACCAGGCTCGGACAGGCCGCATGA